Proteins from a single region of Candidatus Bathyarchaeota archaeon:
- a CDS encoding type IV pilin has translation MRKITKIRRSIRAVSPVISVLLMIAIAVIASLIAYAWVMGYIGGRTDQAGNQIQIQSYKAGTNLIYVQNTGQGTVHLNPTSSVYINDVLKNIEKVDGEDVDQVKNSKGYIPINKGQTRELQINYNILPGDKIKIVTVEGTWMEVTGTNQPGTSQTNPTPTASPSPSPSASPSPSPSPSPSPSPSPSPSPSPSPTPTPEYPLTIIIDPVDSGTVTKNPNQATYLLGANVQLTANAAEGWTFDHWSGDASGSAITTTITIDANPVVTATFVRQEYQVTFGSSGLGGDATGNLVSYSVSGGGPSGTFGVAGGSITVYSGETVSYTFVDPVTSSAGGKRYSINGPVSGAVTVTSTTTITRSYQTQYYLTVTSAHGTVGGQGWYNSGTTAYATLNTGTVSGGTGVQYVFTNWGTDASGTNYAQSNGIAMDGPKTASANWKTQCYLTVTSAHGTPSGQGWYDSGATAYASLDSGTVSGGTGVQYVFTSWGTDASGTNYAQSSGITMDGPKTAFANWKTQYYIAFSVTGSGTTNATGWYDEGDNRVVATANSGYSFSSWTFNGAIQITPSTASPATATINGPGTITANFIQSTGNKLVFINGTSQTLVVYEPSGRIRIQRQNSAGTPITSGTTYVYLATSSSGGKFYSNAACTNQITSWIAISYPNSYIDVYYRDSNTGTPTITATATNYRSVSTTFTINPATPEVKLTTGFDGTPWDSEWRSWPNPPWNYNTEQYYSSPNSASSVSSNQGAFSSNKVDATGAAYITVSFYFRITGTNPTNFQIRWGATQTDDYNSITWNNLGVNLGDRNVYAANTWHYFSINITDTSAFTSYFRFQFLSQSLPSNAQVWVDNVQIIVNK, from the coding sequence TTGAGAAAAATAACTAAAATCAGACGCTCCATTAGAGCAGTCTCACCAGTAATTTCCGTACTACTTATGATTGCAATAGCTGTCATAGCCTCACTCATAGCATACGCGTGGGTTATGGGCTACATTGGCGGCAGAACCGACCAAGCAGGCAACCAAATCCAAATACAAAGTTACAAAGCAGGAACCAACCTGATCTACGTGCAAAACACGGGCCAAGGAACAGTCCATCTCAATCCAACCAGTAGCGTATACATCAACGACGTTTTGAAAAACATAGAAAAGGTTGACGGCGAAGACGTTGATCAAGTTAAGAACTCTAAAGGATACATTCCAATAAACAAGGGACAAACTAGAGAACTCCAAATAAATTACAATATACTGCCAGGTGACAAAATCAAAATAGTGACAGTCGAAGGCACATGGATGGAAGTCACAGGCACAAACCAACCAGGCACATCACAAACAAATCCGACACCAACAGCCTCGCCAAGTCCGTCACCATCAGCATCACCTAGTCCAAGTCCTTCACCGAGTCCAAGCCCAAGTCCATCACCTAGTCCAAGTCCTTCACCTTCACCGACCCCCACACCGGAATATCCATTAACAATAATCATAGACCCTGTCGACAGTGGAACCGTGACCAAGAATCCAAATCAAGCAACATACCTCCTTGGCGCTAATGTCCAGTTAACAGCTAATGCAGCTGAAGGCTGGACTTTTGACCACTGGAGCGGTGATGCTTCTGGTTCAGCAATCACAACAACAATAACCATTGATGCCAACCCAGTCGTTACTGCAACCTTTGTAAGACAAGAATACCAAGTGACTTTCGGTAGTAGTGGTCTTGGAGGCGATGCCACTGGCAACCTTGTCTCTTACTCAGTCTCTGGTGGTGGCCCATCTGGCACATTTGGTGTTGCAGGCGGGTCTATCACGGTCTACAGTGGTGAAACCGTTTCCTACACCTTTGTTGATCCAGTAACAAGCAGTGCAGGCGGCAAACGATACTCAATAAATGGTCCAGTTTCAGGCGCAGTGACTGTAACTTCAACAACTACAATAACACGTAGTTACCAGACTCAATACTATTTGACTGTAACTTCAGCTCACGGCACAGTAGGCGGTCAAGGCTGGTATAACAGTGGAACAACCGCTTACGCAACGCTAAATACTGGAACAGTTTCAGGCGGCACAGGAGTCCAATACGTATTCACTAACTGGGGAACTGACGCTTCAGGCACAAACTACGCCCAAAGCAACGGCATAGCTATGGATGGTCCAAAGACTGCATCTGCAAACTGGAAGACGCAGTGTTACTTGACTGTTACTTCAGCCCATGGTACACCCAGCGGTCAAGGCTGGTATGATAGTGGTGCTACAGCTTATGCATCGCTAGATTCGGGAACCGTTTCAGGCGGTACTGGGGTTCAGTATGTGTTCACTAGTTGGGGTACTGACGCTTCGGGCACAAATTATGCTCAAAGCAGCGGTATAACTATGGATGGTCCAAAGACTGCATTTGCAAACTGGAAGACCCAATACTACATAGCATTCTCTGTTACGGGAAGTGGAACAACTAATGCCACAGGCTGGTACGACGAAGGCGACAACAGAGTGGTCGCAACCGCTAACTCAGGGTACAGTTTCTCATCATGGACATTCAACGGAGCAATCCAAATAACCCCATCGACAGCGTCACCAGCAACAGCGACAATCAACGGCCCAGGAACAATAACAGCAAACTTCATTCAATCAACAGGCAACAAACTGGTGTTTATTAATGGCACAAGCCAAACTCTAGTGGTCTATGAGCCATCAGGAAGAATAAGAATTCAACGCCAAAACTCAGCAGGCACCCCAATAACAAGTGGTACTACCTATGTTTACTTAGCTACATCTTCCAGCGGTGGAAAGTTCTATTCCAACGCAGCATGCACAAACCAAATAACTTCGTGGATAGCAATAAGCTATCCTAACAGCTACATAGATGTCTACTACAGAGACTCAAACACAGGAACACCGACCATAACAGCCACAGCAACAAACTATCGGTCAGTAAGCACAACATTCACAATTAATCCAGCAACACCTGAAGTTAAACTCACCACAGGTTTCGACGGTACACCATGGGATTCCGAATGGAGATCTTGGCCTAATCCACCGTGGAATTACAACACTGAACAATACTATAGTTCACCAAACTCAGCATCATCTGTAAGCAGTAACCAAGGAGCATTCTCAAGCAACAAGGTAGACGCAACAGGCGCAGCATACATAACAGTGTCCTTCTACTTCAGAATAACTGGCACAAATCCAACAAACTTCCAAATACGCTGGGGCGCAACACAAACAGACGACTACAACAGTATAACTTGGAATAATCTAGGCGTAAACCTAGGTGATCGCAATGTCTACGCGGCTAACACATGGCACTACTTCTCAATAAACATCACGGACACATCAGCTTTCACTAGCTACTTCAGATTCCAATTCTTAAGCCAAAGTTTGCCATCAAATGCGCAAGTCTGGGTTGACAACGTACAAATCATAGTCAACAAGTAA